In Taeniopygia guttata chromosome 34, bTaeGut7.mat, whole genome shotgun sequence, a genomic segment contains:
- the LOC115492615 gene encoding olfactory receptor 14J1-like — protein sequence MCYDRYVSICKPLHYGTLLGSRACAHMAAAAWASAFLNALLHTANTFSLPLCHGNALGQFFCEIPQILKLSCSKSYLRDFGLNAVSACLAFGCFVFMVFSYVQIFRAVLRIPSEQGRQKAFSTCLPHLAVVSLFVSTVMFAHLKPPSMSSPSLDLTLSVLYSVVSPALNPLIYSLRNQELKAAVRRLMPGCFQGH from the coding sequence atgtgctacgaccgctacgtgtccatctgcaaacccctgcactacgggaccctcctgggcagcagagcttgtgcccacatggcagcagctgcctgggccagtgcctttctcaatgctctgctgcacacagccaatacattttccctgcccctgtgccatggcaatgccctgggacagttcttctgtgaaatcccccagatcctcaagctctcctgctccaaatcctacctcagggACTTTGGGCTCAATGCAGTTAGTGCCTGTTTAGCATTTGGctgttttgtgttcatggttttctcctatgtgcagatcttcagggctgtgctgaggatcccctctgagcagggacggcagaaagccttttccacctgcctccctcacctggctgtggtctctctgtttgtcagcactgtcatgtttgctcacctgaagcccccctccatgtcatccccatccctggatctgaccctgtcagttctgtactcggtggtgtctccagccctgaaccccctcatctacagcctgaggaaccaggagctcaaggctgcagtgaggaGACTGATGCCTGGATGCTTTCAGggacattaa